A single window of Bacteroidota bacterium DNA harbors:
- a CDS encoding histidine kinase, with protein MVSIRTYLLAILFIFCVTVHAQQKAFNFQQYGPEDGLSSNNIWAAKQGPDGLIYVATQNGVYTYDGYEFLKLKAKNLKSNYIRNINFDLKDLYVVNREEGIFSYNKSNGSAKKEQAFNFSNKVDELIIAGDFAYSLTDEIEVCAVNLKTGEVFKDDLKGFTNQAFCIFKSQEGRVYIGRSAGLYWFNGEKQEKVKELGNTAVYSICADNNGNLALGSTNKILVINKNYKVEKSYYPKFKAAKTFFINGEKAINKLLIDKYNRIWFSTPTDNSLFLYENNLTYDVFEILNISPTIINHLGKDKNENIWLSTFNDGIYFIQNPFLNNFSFVLDNKTLAVNEAAFTNNLIFAATANGLYAFNLADYSTKTLSNPDAVFGEPIYNISHIGNNYYYSKSFGFNNNTSLYVSGKNTFKFKPFSSKFVLMLNEKEALTAESGTIYKINIANNSVIDTVVSYPDYRIKINSILVKDEKVFIGTSNGLTIANLNGGKSYQDTLFSFSIHHISLIDGKVFLAHEGGLSVYDTKKTYSQLGEIKLTSVKRIKVYRNSIWLATLNGLFICDQQLNPITEYNKSCGLLSNTINDVTFEGDMACISTDKGISIAKIEDLIARKNKPDAISLVSYEIDQQAYYSVPQKLFLKAEQNNLAIYFSSPVFNKPNKQYFKYTDETGKETFLENKQIQINSIKGGKHTYKITASLDKINWSDPVVIEIEKEISFGETAWLYITITVAALLLISIGSYFWVKRVKKKAIKRLGEEQQINLLKHQAMNALLSPHFIFNSLTSIQNYINTNNSLMASEYLAKFSRLIRMIIEKAAQSQISLKDEIVRLNYYLDLEKERFKNKFDFIIEVDPDINTDEIKIPNMIIQPHAENSIIHGILPKHEHGTLWIRFKKLGTDLVITIEDDGIGLIKAKEHAKSSHKSLGTSTISSILELNSKLYNKKQSVVMKDKSEINPSHHGTVITITLEI; from the coding sequence GTGGTAAGTATCAGAACATATTTGCTGGCTATTTTATTTATTTTTTGCGTAACAGTCCATGCGCAACAAAAAGCCTTTAACTTTCAGCAATATGGTCCGGAAGACGGATTAAGCAGTAATAATATTTGGGCAGCAAAACAAGGACCGGACGGTCTTATTTATGTGGCTACACAAAATGGAGTTTATACATACGACGGCTACGAATTCTTAAAACTTAAAGCGAAAAACTTAAAATCGAATTATATTCGGAATATAAATTTCGATTTAAAAGATTTATATGTTGTAAACCGTGAAGAAGGGATTTTCAGTTACAATAAATCAAACGGCAGTGCAAAAAAAGAACAGGCTTTTAATTTCAGCAATAAAGTTGATGAATTAATTATTGCCGGCGATTTTGCCTATAGTTTAACAGATGAAATTGAAGTGTGCGCCGTTAATTTAAAAACCGGTGAAGTATTTAAAGACGATTTAAAGGGATTTACCAATCAGGCCTTCTGCATTTTTAAAAGTCAGGAAGGTAGAGTTTACATTGGAAGAAGTGCCGGACTTTATTGGTTTAATGGTGAGAAGCAGGAGAAAGTAAAAGAACTTGGTAACACGGCTGTTTACTCGATTTGCGCCGATAACAACGGGAATCTTGCCTTAGGAAGTACCAATAAAATTTTAGTCATCAATAAAAATTACAAAGTCGAAAAATCATACTACCCTAAATTCAAAGCCGCCAAAACTTTTTTTATCAATGGAGAGAAAGCGATTAATAAACTCTTAATCGATAAATACAATCGCATTTGGTTCTCTACTCCAACTGATAACAGCTTATTCCTTTACGAAAACAATCTCACCTATGATGTTTTTGAGATATTAAATATTTCACCAACTATCATTAATCATTTGGGGAAAGACAAGAATGAAAATATTTGGTTAAGTACTTTTAATGACGGTATTTACTTTATACAAAATCCCTTTCTTAATAATTTTTCGTTTGTTCTAGACAACAAAACGCTTGCGGTAAACGAAGCGGCCTTTACAAATAATTTAATTTTTGCCGCTACTGCAAACGGACTTTACGCCTTTAACCTTGCTGATTACTCTACAAAAACGCTTTCAAACCCTGATGCGGTTTTTGGTGAACCTATTTACAACATCAGCCATATCGGTAATAATTATTATTACTCTAAATCCTTTGGTTTTAATAATAATACTTCGCTTTATGTGTCAGGAAAGAACACATTTAAATTTAAACCGTTCAGTTCAAAATTTGTGTTGATGTTGAATGAAAAAGAAGCATTAACCGCCGAATCGGGAACCATTTACAAAATCAACATTGCGAACAATTCAGTAATTGATACGGTAGTTTCATATCCGGATTATCGTATTAAAATAAATTCTATTCTAGTTAAGGACGAGAAGGTATTCATTGGTACTTCGAACGGACTTACCATTGCCAATTTAAATGGCGGTAAATCTTATCAAGATACGTTATTCAGTTTTTCCATTCACCATATTTCATTGATTGACGGTAAAGTGTTTTTAGCGCATGAAGGAGGATTAAGTGTATATGACACTAAGAAAACGTACTCTCAATTAGGAGAAATTAAATTAACCTCAGTTAAACGTATAAAAGTTTACAGGAACAGCATTTGGCTGGCAACATTAAACGGATTATTTATTTGTGATCAGCAATTAAATCCTATAACGGAATATAATAAATCCTGTGGCTTATTATCCAACACCATCAATGATGTCACCTTTGAAGGAGATATGGCTTGCATTTCAACCGACAAAGGAATTTCCATTGCTAAAATTGAAGATCTAATCGCCAGAAAAAACAAACCGGATGCAATAAGCCTGGTTTCCTATGAAATTGATCAACAAGCTTATTATTCTGTTCCACAGAAATTATTTCTCAAAGCCGAGCAGAATAATTTAGCCATTTATTTTTCGAGTCCGGTTTTTAATAAGCCAAACAAACAATACTTTAAATACACCGATGAGACGGGAAAAGAAACGTTTTTAGAAAACAAACAAATACAAATCAACTCCATCAAAGGAGGTAAACACACTTATAAAATAACGGCTTCTCTGGATAAAATTAATTGGAGCGACCCGGTTGTTATTGAAATAGAGAAAGAAATCAGCTTTGGAGAAACTGCCTGGTTATATATTACAATAACCGTTGCCGCACTTTTACTGATTAGTATTGGCAGTTATTTCTGGGTGAAACGTGTAAAGAAAAAGGCCATCAAACGTTTGGGTGAAGAGCAGCAAATTAATTTATTAAAACATCAGGCTATGAACGCCTTGCTAAGTCCGCATTTTATATTCAATTCACTTACATCCATTCAAAACTATATTAATACAAATAATAGCTTAATGGCCAGTGAATATCTGGCAAAGTTTTCACGCTTAATCAGAATGATTATTGAAAAAGCTGCGCAAAGTCAGATTAGTTTGAAGGATGAAATTGTACGTTTAAATTATTATCTCGACTTGGAGAAAGAACGTTTTAAAAACAAATTTGATTTTATCATTGAGGTAGATCCGGACATCAATACCGATGAAATAAAAATCCCGAATATGATTATTCAACCCCATGCCGAAAACTCCATAATTCATGGCATTTTACCTAAGCATGAGCATGGTACCTTATGGATTCGATTTAAAAAACTTGGCACGGATTTGGTTATAACGATTGAAGATGACGGTATCGGATTAATAAAGGCTAAAGAACATGCAAAAAGCAGCCATAAATCTTTAGGTACCTCTACCATTTCAAGCATTTTAGAATTGAACTCGAAATTGTATAATAAAAAACAAAGTGTAGTAATGAAAGATAAGAGTGAAATTAACCCTTCACACCACGGCACGGTAATTACTATCACTTTAGAAATTTAA
- a CDS encoding DUF2179 domain-containing protein has product MSFDYFSWIILPVLIFISRLADVSLATLRHIFVSKGFKKIVPVLGFFEVLIWLVAIRQIFNNVNNVACFIAWAGGFSAGTYLGMRIEEKLALGMQIIRIITNENTDALIDAFKQYNQGVTIVNGQGAVGPVKLIFTVVKRTNKADIIKLIHTHTPDAFYSVEDVKGSSHGVFSNENETSAIKRLLSLSK; this is encoded by the coding sequence ATGTCTTTCGATTACTTTAGCTGGATTATCTTACCTGTTTTGATTTTTATTTCGCGTTTGGCTGATGTATCACTCGCCACACTTCGTCATATTTTCGTATCAAAAGGATTTAAAAAAATTGTTCCGGTTTTAGGTTTCTTTGAAGTGTTAATCTGGTTAGTAGCCATTCGTCAAATATTTAATAACGTAAATAATGTGGCCTGTTTTATTGCCTGGGCCGGAGGATTTAGTGCCGGCACATATTTGGGCATGCGTATCGAAGAAAAACTGGCACTCGGCATGCAAATCATTCGCATAATTACCAATGAGAATACAGATGCATTAATTGATGCTTTTAAGCAGTATAATCAGGGTGTCACAATTGTAAACGGACAAGGCGCAGTAGGGCCGGTTAAACTAATTTTTACTGTGGTAAAGAGAACGAATAAAGCGGATATCATTAAACTCATTCACACACACACGCCTGACGCTTTTTATTCTGTGGAAGATGTGAAAGGTTCTTCTCACGGCGTGTTCAGTAACGAAAACGAAACTTCGGCTATAAAACGTTTGCTGAGTCTATCTAAATAA
- a CDS encoding response regulator transcription factor, which yields MQKYKALIIDDEENSRSNTINMLKNYCPEIEVVGEAGSGPEGKVKIQDLKPHVVFLDINMPGMNGFQMLEGIYNRDFCVVFLTAYSEHGINAVKAGAIDYLMKPLMLSELQGAIKKVVQHYETKGAPVAKAETDKNLVLINHSKGFNLIDFKDIIWLEANDNYTTLYLNTGKKIVASKTLKEFEAILPTTDFFRSHRSTLINVSYIKEYSNSEGGEVILSDGTHVQISKARVQDFAEFIKNRSVSPK from the coding sequence ATGCAAAAATATAAAGCTTTAATTATCGACGACGAAGAGAACAGCCGTAGTAACACTATTAATATGCTTAAGAATTACTGTCCTGAGATTGAGGTAGTAGGTGAAGCCGGCAGCGGGCCTGAGGGAAAAGTGAAAATTCAGGATTTGAAACCTCACGTTGTGTTTCTTGATATCAATATGCCGGGAATGAATGGTTTTCAAATGTTGGAGGGTATTTATAACCGCGATTTTTGTGTGGTATTTTTAACCGCTTATAGCGAGCATGGCATCAATGCGGTAAAAGCAGGAGCCATTGATTATTTAATGAAACCCCTCATGTTAAGTGAACTTCAGGGAGCCATTAAAAAAGTAGTGCAGCATTATGAAACCAAAGGTGCGCCGGTGGCAAAAGCAGAAACCGATAAAAATCTTGTATTAATTAACCATAGTAAAGGCTTTAACTTAATTGATTTTAAAGATATTATTTGGTTGGAAGCAAATGATAATTACACCACACTGTATTTAAATACCGGTAAAAAAATTGTAGCGTCAAAAACACTTAAAGAGTTTGAAGCTATTTTACCAACTACCGATTTTTTCCGTTCGCATCGTTCTACTCTTATCAACGTGAGTTACATTAAGGAGTATTCTAACAGCGAAGGCGGCGAAGTAATTTTGAGCGACGGCACGCACGTACAAATTTCAAAAGCGCGTGTGCAAGACTTTGCTGAATTCATTAAAAACCGCTCTGTTTCTCCTAAATAA
- a CDS encoding NAD-dependent deacylase — protein sequence MKKKLVIFSGAGVSAESGLKTFRDTGGLWEEFRIEDVATPEAWAANPALVTEFYNLRRKQVMEAQPNDAHKLIAELESIYDISIITQNIDDLHERAGSKKVLHLHGEIMKVRSSMYPDLVYPIDKWEIKIGEMCERGSQLRPHIVWFGEMVPEMDNAIGIAAEADLFVVIGTSLNVYPAAGILNYVKPSAQKWLIDPGDFNLDYVINLKHIKKTATEGMKNLSTELLKKS from the coding sequence TTGAAGAAAAAGCTTGTCATATTTAGTGGTGCAGGCGTAAGCGCCGAAAGCGGACTCAAAACTTTCAGGGACACCGGAGGTTTATGGGAAGAATTCCGTATTGAAGATGTGGCAACTCCTGAAGCTTGGGCTGCTAATCCGGCCTTGGTTACGGAATTCTATAATTTAAGAAGAAAGCAAGTAATGGAAGCGCAACCTAACGACGCGCATAAGTTAATTGCAGAGCTTGAGTCGATATATGATATTAGTATAATAACACAAAACATCGACGATTTACACGAAAGAGCCGGCAGTAAAAAAGTACTGCATTTACATGGAGAAATTATGAAAGTAAGAAGCTCCATGTATCCTGATTTAGTTTATCCCATTGATAAATGGGAAATCAAAATAGGAGAGATGTGTGAACGAGGCTCTCAGTTAAGACCTCATATTGTATGGTTTGGAGAAATGGTGCCTGAGATGGATAATGCAATTGGTATCGCTGCAGAAGCAGATTTATTTGTTGTTATTGGAACTTCTTTAAACGTATATCCGGCAGCCGGTATTTTAAATTACGTAAAGCCAAGCGCTCAAAAGTGGTTAATTGATCCGGGTGATTTTAATTTGGATTACGTCATTAACTTGAAGCACATCAAGAAAACCGCAACGGAGGGAATGAAAAATCTTTCAACGGAATTATTAAAAAAATCTTAA
- a CDS encoding S9 family peptidase: MKKLLVLFVLFAATLAAQNKITVEDIWLKYSFMPASPDGYNAMNDGVHYTDLEQAGEIYDLVKYEIKSGKKIGVLVKGDDVKFNGKAISLGGYSFSPDESKIILTNESEHIYRRSSKAANFIYDIKNKKVIELSSGGKQMFPTFSPDCKKVAFVRDNNLFIKNLETLEETKVTTDGEYNKIKNGWADWVYEEEFSKANYFEWSSNGTYLAYVKFNETNVKEYSMDMYNGALYPDKTTFKYPKAGEDNSIVSVHVYDVKSGNTITADIGSEKDIYIPRITWTNNDASLCIQRMNRLQNKIELLYANAKDGSSKVILTEEAKTYIDITDYLTFLPDNSGFIWCSEMDEFNHLYYYSNEGKLINQITKGNWDVIDFKGYDAKTKTLFYTSTERGAINRDLFSVKLNGTGKKMLSTAEGFTDADFTNGFKYYVSSYSNANTPTIYELHSADGKLIKVLEDNAKLKEKIKSYTVSPKTFFTFKTSENVELNGFMIKPHNFDPNKKYPVYMFAYNGPGSNECNNSWESFEYWWHQLLAQEGYMVVCVDGRGTLGRGSQFKHCTYLQLGKLETIDQIEAAKYLGTLPYVDKTRIGFQGWSYGGYMASLLISKGADYFKAAIAVAPVTNWKYYDNIYTERFLRKPADNKSGYEDNSPVNFVKQIKGKFLLIHGSADDNVHYQNSMEMAKALVMHNIPFEFMTYPNKNHGIYGGNTRLHLFNKMLNFVKTNL, encoded by the coding sequence ATGAAAAAGTTACTTGTTTTATTCGTTCTTTTTGCCGCAACGCTTGCCGCGCAAAATAAAATCACAGTTGAAGATATCTGGTTAAAATATTCATTTATGCCGGCATCACCCGATGGTTATAACGCTATGAATGATGGGGTGCATTACACGGATTTGGAACAAGCCGGTGAAATCTATGATTTGGTTAAGTATGAAATTAAATCCGGCAAAAAAATTGGCGTCTTAGTAAAGGGCGATGATGTTAAGTTTAATGGTAAGGCAATTTCATTGGGTGGATATAGTTTTAGTCCGGATGAATCCAAAATTATTTTAACTAACGAATCAGAACACATTTACCGTCGTTCTTCTAAAGCAGCTAATTTTATTTATGATATCAAGAATAAAAAGGTAATTGAATTAAGTAGCGGTGGTAAGCAAATGTTTCCAACGTTTTCTCCGGATTGCAAGAAGGTGGCATTTGTGCGCGACAACAATTTATTCATTAAAAATCTCGAAACTTTAGAGGAAACGAAAGTAACTACCGACGGAGAATACAATAAGATTAAAAATGGTTGGGCAGATTGGGTATATGAGGAAGAATTTTCAAAGGCGAATTATTTTGAGTGGAGCAGCAACGGAACCTATTTGGCCTACGTAAAGTTTAATGAAACAAATGTGAAGGAATACAGTATGGATATGTACAATGGTGCGCTCTATCCTGATAAAACAACATTTAAATATCCCAAAGCCGGCGAAGATAATTCCATTGTCTCCGTTCATGTGTATGATGTGAAGTCGGGCAACACCATTACCGCCGATATTGGTTCGGAAAAGGACATTTACATTCCGCGCATTACCTGGACTAACAACGACGCTTCATTGTGTATTCAACGCATGAATCGTTTGCAGAATAAAATCGAATTATTGTACGCGAATGCAAAAGACGGAAGTTCAAAAGTTATTTTAACCGAAGAAGCAAAAACATATATAGATATTACGGATTATCTTACATTCTTGCCGGATAACAGCGGATTTATTTGGTGTAGCGAGATGGATGAATTCAATCATTTGTATTATTATTCGAACGAAGGAAAGTTGATCAATCAAATCACTAAGGGAAATTGGGATGTGATTGATTTTAAAGGTTACGATGCTAAAACTAAAACTTTGTTTTATACTTCTACAGAACGTGGCGCTATCAATCGCGATTTATTTAGCGTAAAATTAAATGGAACCGGTAAAAAAATGTTATCTACCGCTGAAGGATTTACCGATGCTGATTTTACGAATGGATTTAAATATTATGTAAGCAGTTATAGCAATGCCAATACACCAACGATTTACGAATTACACAGTGCCGATGGTAAATTGATTAAAGTTTTAGAGGATAATGCAAAGCTGAAAGAGAAAATTAAGTCTTACACTGTGTCACCAAAAACATTTTTTACTTTCAAAACGTCTGAAAATGTAGAATTGAACGGATTTATGATTAAGCCGCATAATTTTGATCCGAATAAAAAATACCCTGTTTACATGTTCGCGTATAATGGTCCGGGTTCAAATGAATGTAACAATTCGTGGGAGTCGTTTGAATATTGGTGGCATCAGTTACTCGCACAAGAAGGATATATGGTTGTTTGTGTTGATGGCCGAGGAACTTTAGGACGCGGGAGTCAATTTAAGCACTGCACGTATTTACAATTAGGGAAATTAGAAACGATCGATCAAATTGAAGCAGCGAAATATTTGGGTACTTTGCCTTATGTAGATAAAACACGTATCGGATTCCAAGGATGGAGTTACGGCGGGTACATGGCATCTTTATTGATTAGTAAAGGCGCTGATTATTTTAAAGCAGCGATTGCAGTAGCACCGGTTACAAACTGGAAGTACTACGATAACATTTATACAGAGCGATTCTTGCGTAAGCCTGCAGACAATAAAAGTGGCTATGAAGACAATTCACCGGTTAATTTCGTGAAGCAGATTAAAGGTAAATTTTTATTAATTCACGGAAGTGCGGATGACAATGTGCATTATCAAAACAGTATGGAAATGGCAAAAGCATTAGTGATGCATAACATTCCGTTCGAATTCATGACATATCCGAATAAAAACCACGGCATTTACGGAGGTAATACGCGTCTGCATTTATTTAATAAGATGCTGAACTTTGTAAAAACGAATTTATAA
- a CDS encoding UDP-glucose/GDP-mannose dehydrogenase family protein produces the protein MKIAIVGTGYVGLVTGTCFSEVGVDVTCVDIDQKKIDNLNKGILPIYEPGLEEMVDRNVKKNRLHFSTSLKDSIQNVEVVFIAVGTPPDEDGSADLKYVLGVASSIGEHMNHPLVVVTKSTVPVTTAEKVRKAVQASLDKRGAKIDFYVASNPEFLKEGAAIEDFMKPDRIVVGTDRKEAEEIMRKLYKPFLMNGHPIIMMDIPSAEMTKYAANAMLATKISFMNDVANLCEIMGADVNMVRKGIGSDTRIGTKFIYPGVGYGGSCFPKDVKALIKTAKENGYNMRILNSVEDVNEAQKEVLFSKVKSHFKGDLKGKKFALWGLSFKPKTDDMREAPSLVIIEKLLNEGASVVAYDPVAMHEAQRILGDKISYSNEMYTTLDGADALLIITEWPEFRVPDFNELDKRLKNKVMFDGRNIFDPVDMKNNGYSYYCIGVKTN, from the coding sequence ATGAAGATAGCAATTGTAGGAACAGGTTATGTAGGATTGGTTACAGGAACATGCTTCTCAGAAGTAGGAGTGGACGTTACTTGTGTAGATATCGACCAAAAGAAAATAGATAATTTAAATAAAGGAATTCTTCCTATTTACGAGCCCGGCCTGGAAGAAATGGTAGATCGTAACGTAAAGAAAAATCGTTTACATTTTTCTACTTCTTTAAAAGATAGCATTCAAAATGTGGAAGTTGTTTTTATCGCTGTTGGAACTCCGCCGGATGAAGATGGCTCAGCCGACTTAAAATATGTATTGGGAGTGGCATCCTCCATTGGAGAACACATGAATCATCCATTGGTTGTTGTAACTAAATCTACAGTTCCGGTTACAACTGCGGAAAAAGTAAGAAAAGCAGTTCAGGCTTCCTTAGATAAGCGCGGCGCGAAAATAGATTTCTACGTGGCATCAAATCCTGAATTCCTTAAGGAAGGAGCAGCTATTGAAGATTTCATGAAGCCCGATCGTATCGTAGTTGGTACCGATCGCAAAGAGGCAGAGGAAATCATGCGTAAATTATACAAACCATTTTTAATGAATGGCCATCCTATTATCATGATGGATATCCCTTCTGCGGAAATGACTAAATATGCAGCTAATGCGATGCTTGCCACAAAAATCAGTTTCATGAATGATGTTGCAAACTTATGTGAAATCATGGGAGCAGATGTGAACATGGTGCGTAAAGGCATTGGCAGCGATACGCGTATTGGTACAAAATTTATTTATCCGGGTGTTGGTTATGGCGGAAGTTGTTTCCCTAAAGATGTTAAAGCTTTAATTAAAACCGCAAAAGAAAATGGATATAACATGCGCATCTTAAATTCTGTTGAAGATGTAAATGAAGCGCAAAAAGAAGTGTTATTCAGTAAGGTGAAATCTCACTTTAAGGGAGATTTAAAAGGAAAGAAATTTGCTTTATGGGGTTTATCCTTTAAACCAAAAACGGATGATATGCGTGAAGCGCCTTCATTAGTCATAATTGAGAAACTTTTAAATGAAGGTGCCTCTGTTGTGGCGTACGATCCCGTTGCAATGCACGAAGCGCAACGCATTTTAGGAGATAAAATTTCTTACTCTAACGAAATGTATACGACCTTGGATGGTGCTGATGCTTTATTGATAATTACTGAGTGGCCGGAGTTTAGAGTACCTGATTTTAATGAGCTCGATAAGCGTCTGAAAAATAAAGTAATGTTCGACGGAAGAAATATTTTTGATCCGGTTGACATGAAAAATAATGGTTATTCATATTATTGCATCGGTGTAAAAACAAATTAA
- a CDS encoding SDR family oxidoreductase: MKRVLITGAAGFLGSHLCDRFIKEGMHVIAMDNLITGDLKNIEHLFKLEHFEFYHHDVSKFIHVPGQLDYILHFASPASPIDYLKIPIQTLKVSSLGTHNVLGLARVKNARVLVASTSEVYGDPHVHPQPEEYWGHVNTVGPRGCYDEAKRFMEAMTMAYNNAHGVETRIVRIFNTYGPRMRLNDGRVLPAFIGQALRGEDLTMFGDGSQTRSFCYVDDLIEGIYRLLMSDYHLPVNIGNPEEISIKDFGEEILKLTGANQKLISLPLPKDDPKQRRPDITKAKQILGWEPKIKRAEGLKITYNYFKNLPKEELFKTEHRQFN; encoded by the coding sequence ATGAAAAGAGTTCTCATTACCGGTGCAGCCGGATTCTTAGGTTCACATTTATGCGACCGCTTTATTAAAGAAGGCATGCATGTTATTGCCATGGATAATTTAATTACCGGTGATCTAAAAAACATTGAACATTTATTTAAGCTCGAGCATTTTGAATTTTATCATCATGATGTAAGTAAATTCATTCATGTTCCGGGTCAGCTCGATTATATTTTACATTTTGCTTCTCCGGCAAGTCCGATTGATTATTTAAAAATTCCAATCCAAACTTTAAAAGTTTCTTCATTGGGAACGCATAATGTACTTGGACTGGCTCGCGTAAAAAATGCACGCGTATTGGTAGCATCTACCAGCGAAGTGTATGGCGATCCGCATGTACATCCGCAACCTGAAGAGTATTGGGGACATGTTAATACGGTTGGTCCGCGTGGTTGTTACGATGAAGCAAAACGTTTTATGGAAGCTATGACTATGGCTTATAACAATGCGCATGGAGTTGAAACTCGCATCGTTCGTATTTTTAACACCTATGGCCCGCGAATGCGCCTGAATGATGGCCGTGTATTGCCGGCGTTTATCGGACAAGCATTACGTGGTGAGGATTTAACGATGTTTGGTGATGGTTCCCAAACTCGTAGTTTCTGTTATGTAGATGATTTGATAGAGGGAATTTATCGTTTATTAATGAGCGATTATCATTTACCTGTAAATATTGGAAACCCGGAAGAAATCAGTATTAAGGATTTTGGGGAGGAAATTTTAAAATTAACAGGCGCTAATCAAAAGCTGATTTCTTTGCCTTTACCGAAGGATGATCCTAAACAACGTCGACCGGATATTACCAAGGCAAAGCAAATTTTGGGCTGGGAGCCAAAAATAAAACGTGCAGAGGGTTTAAAAATTACGTATAATTACTTCAAAAATCTGCCTAAGGAAGAATTATTTAAAACCGAACACAGGCAGTTTAATTAA
- a CDS encoding gliding motility-associated C-terminal domain-containing protein, protein MNLLPDTIGMCKGDSALLEIKPGTFPKTATYQWNTPYRIIYNTKQLYVKMEGKYAIIVRYNNNQFIDSCIIKHYAKPQVKLSDTLICNSSATILGLRNNNYKYLWNTDETSARIRIETPGQYWVKVNNRGCAVTDTFNVNFYKGATLNFGNEVTFCMSDENKSLSVKPAPGTKVTWSNGSNAASIVPYKEGIYWVKTESKTCGTSIDSVKVKLKACDCEIMVPNSFTPNEDDKNDYFFPVLTCEYSYYSMTIYDRWNNIIFTTNNVHGKWDGRYKGNLCPDDIYVYRIETIEKNTEKKTVRNGQISLFR, encoded by the coding sequence GTGAATTTACTGCCGGATACTATTGGTATGTGTAAAGGCGACAGTGCTTTATTGGAAATAAAGCCCGGCACCTTTCCTAAAACGGCTACTTACCAATGGAACACTCCGTACCGAATTATTTATAACACCAAACAGTTATATGTAAAAATGGAAGGTAAATACGCCATAATTGTCCGCTATAACAATAATCAATTTATTGATAGTTGTATTATTAAACATTATGCAAAGCCTCAAGTGAAATTAAGTGATACGCTAATTTGTAACAGCAGTGCTACCATTTTAGGATTACGTAACAATAACTATAAATATTTATGGAACACGGATGAAACCTCCGCGCGCATCCGAATTGAAACTCCGGGACAATATTGGGTAAAGGTTAACAACAGAGGTTGCGCGGTAACAGATACATTTAATGTAAACTTCTATAAGGGCGCGACATTAAACTTCGGGAATGAAGTCACCTTTTGTATGAGTGACGAAAATAAATCACTTAGTGTGAAGCCTGCGCCCGGCACCAAAGTTACCTGGAGTAATGGTTCAAATGCGGCGAGTATCGTTCCGTATAAAGAAGGAATTTATTGGGTAAAAACCGAAAGTAAAACCTGTGGCACTAGTATTGATAGCGTGAAAGTAAAATTAAAAGCATGTGATTGTGAAATCATGGTGCCAAACAGTTTTACACCGAATGAGGACGATAAAAACGACTATTTCTTTCCGGTGTTAACCTGCGAATACAGCTATTACAGCATGACTATTTATGATCGCTGGAATAACATTATTTTCACTACAAATAATGTTCATGGCAAATGGGATGGCCGATACAAAGGAAATTTATGTCCGGATGACATTTACGTTTACCGAATAGAAACCATTGAAAAGAATACGGAAAAGAAGACGGTTAGAAACGGGCAGATTTCCTTATTTAGATAG
- a CDS encoding acylphosphatase, with protein MRHYNIRVKGKVQGVAFRFSTHAQAIKLGLAGLVKNMPDGSVYIEAEGNEEAINKLIEWCYVGPPRSKVTEVDAVESEVKGYRTFELKRL; from the coding sequence ATGCGCCATTATAATATCAGGGTTAAAGGAAAAGTTCAAGGTGTAGCCTTTCGTTTTTCAACGCATGCACAGGCGATTAAACTTGGTTTAGCCGGACTTGTGAAAAACATGCCTGATGGGAGTGTTTATATTGAAGCAGAGGGAAACGAGGAAGCAATCAATAAACTAATCGAATGGTGTTATGTGGGACCTCCACGGTCCAAAGTTACCGAAGTAGATGCCGTTGAATCGGAAGTGAAAGGATACCGTACTTTTGAATTAAAGCGCCTGTAA